In Reichenbachiella agarivorans, one genomic interval encodes:
- a CDS encoding glycosyltransferase family 2 protein produces the protein MEQNNDSKRPKVSIILPYFNAESTIVSAVKSILHQDYDNLELLLINNNSTDSSLALCENLSLDDTRIRLLSESQQGVVFAANLGLKHATGAYIARMDADDLSHPQRISKQLYHLQSNPHIDISACCVDYKNKSKLIDTGFEHFVNWSNSVTATNEIKLNRFVEFPVVNPTLFFTKDIANKVGNYREGDFPEDYEWFLRALELGCRIEKLKDRLLTWYDSPQRLTRSDDRYRTEAFFTLKSIYLAQAIQQKTHEVWIWGAGKLALTRSKFLEKHGIVIRGYIDIKKNKQIPGYECVHFHEIDLSKQPFIVSYITNRGRRDEVRGYLNEKGYKEGTNYLIAG, from the coding sequence ATGGAGCAAAATAACGATAGCAAACGTCCTAAAGTCTCCATCATACTTCCCTACTTCAATGCAGAATCGACAATTGTATCTGCTGTCAAGAGTATCCTACATCAGGATTATGACAACCTAGAACTATTATTGATCAACAACAATTCGACCGATAGCAGTCTGGCTCTCTGTGAAAATCTATCGCTAGATGATACTCGTATCAGGTTGTTGTCCGAATCTCAACAAGGTGTAGTTTTTGCGGCTAATCTTGGACTCAAACATGCTACAGGAGCGTACATAGCCAGAATGGACGCTGATGACCTGTCACATCCCCAGAGGATTTCCAAACAACTCTACCACCTACAGTCCAACCCGCATATTGACATCTCAGCTTGTTGTGTAGACTACAAAAATAAATCAAAACTAATTGATACGGGCTTTGAACATTTTGTAAACTGGAGCAATTCGGTCACTGCGACAAACGAGATTAAACTCAATCGCTTTGTGGAATTTCCGGTTGTCAATCCCACACTATTCTTCACCAAAGACATTGCAAACAAAGTAGGAAATTACAGAGAAGGTGATTTTCCAGAGGATTACGAATGGTTTCTTAGAGCACTTGAATTGGGTTGCCGAATAGAAAAATTAAAAGATAGACTACTGACATGGTATGATTCCCCTCAAAGACTTACAAGATCAGATGACAGGTACAGAACAGAAGCCTTTTTTACTCTTAAATCCATCTATTTAGCACAAGCCATTCAGCAAAAAACACATGAAGTATGGATTTGGGGCGCGGGTAAATTGGCCTTGACTAGGAGCAAGTTCCTAGAAAAGCATGGCATTGTCATCAGAGGCTACATTGACATCAAGAAAAACAAACAAATCCCAGGATATGAATGTGTTCATTTTCATGAAATCGATCTCTCTAAACAACCATTCATTGTTAGCTACATTACCAACAGAGGCCGAAGAGATGAAGTACGTGGCTACCTAAATGAAAAAGGATACAAGGAAGGAACCAACTATCTTATTGCAGGTTAA
- the thiH gene encoding 2-iminoacetate synthase ThiH, which yields MSFKRIFDTYTWDEVKASIYGKTSADVERALQKTERNIEDFKALISPAAAPYLEQMARMSHELTLQRFGNTMQLYAPLYLSNECQNICTYCGFSLDNKIRRKTLNEVEINKEVQALKELGFQHVLLVTGEANQTVGVDYIEKALKQIRPHFANLSMEVQPLDQEDYERLIPQGLHSVLVYQETYHKEDYKKHHPKGKKSNFDYRLETPDRLGRAGIHKMGLGALIGLEDWRVDSFFVALHLDYLERMYWKTKYSISFPRLRPFSGGLEPKVEMVDRELVQLICAYRIFNQEIELSLSTRETNTFRNHAIKLGITTMSAGSKTNPGGYAVEPQSLEQFEISDDRSPQTIQNMLIQNGYEPVWKDWDLALETAHSML from the coding sequence ATGAGCTTTAAACGAATATTTGACACATATACTTGGGATGAAGTCAAAGCATCCATCTATGGCAAAACGTCAGCAGATGTAGAACGTGCGTTGCAAAAAACCGAAAGAAACATCGAGGATTTCAAAGCGCTGATTTCACCAGCTGCCGCACCCTATTTAGAGCAGATGGCAAGAATGAGTCATGAGTTGACCTTGCAGCGTTTTGGCAATACCATGCAGCTCTATGCTCCGCTCTACCTATCCAACGAGTGTCAAAATATCTGTACCTACTGCGGCTTCAGCCTAGACAACAAAATCCGCAGAAAAACCCTCAATGAAGTAGAAATCAATAAAGAAGTCCAAGCTTTAAAGGAACTCGGTTTTCAGCATGTACTTTTGGTGACAGGTGAAGCCAATCAGACGGTCGGTGTGGATTACATAGAAAAAGCCTTGAAGCAGATTCGACCTCATTTTGCCAATCTCAGCATGGAGGTTCAGCCTTTGGATCAGGAAGACTATGAACGCCTGATCCCTCAAGGATTGCACTCTGTCCTGGTCTATCAGGAAACATACCATAAAGAAGATTATAAAAAGCATCACCCCAAGGGGAAAAAATCCAATTTCGATTACCGTCTAGAAACCCCAGACAGACTGGGAAGGGCTGGAATTCACAAAATGGGTTTGGGTGCGCTCATCGGTCTAGAAGATTGGCGCGTAGATAGTTTTTTCGTTGCATTGCATCTGGACTATCTGGAGAGAATGTACTGGAAAACCAAATACAGCATTTCCTTCCCAAGATTGAGACCTTTTTCTGGGGGATTAGAACCCAAGGTAGAAATGGTGGATAGAGAATTGGTTCAACTCATCTGTGCGTATCGAATCTTCAACCAAGAAATTGAACTTTCACTATCCACCCGAGAAACCAATACCTTTAGGAATCATGCCATCAAACTCGGCATCACGACGATGAGCGCGGGATCTAAAACCAATCCTGGAGGATATGCCGTAGAGCCGCAGTCCTTGGAGCAATTCGAAATCTCAGATGATAGAAGCCCACAGACAATCCAAAACATGCTCATCCAAAATGGATATGAACCTGTATGGAAAGATTGGGATTTGGCTTTGGAGACAGCTCATTCAATGCTTTGA